The DNA segment CCCAGGTCACCCCGGTGACAAAACGGTCTGATGTCAGGGTGCGCAGGATCTCGCCAGTGTCCGGGTCAACCTGATAGATCTTGCGCTCACGGTATTGGCCGATCCACAGCGAGCCCTCGGCCCAGGCCATCCCCGAATCGCTACCCGCGCCCGGTGCGGGAATCGTGTTGAGAATGTGCCCGGTCGCAGGGTCGATTTTCTGGATGCGGCTGTCGGCGATCTGGAACAGATGCCTGCCGTCGAACGCGGTACCGGCGTCGGCGCCGATCTTGATCGTGCGCACGGTTTCGCCGCTGGCCGGATCCAGCGCATTGAGCTGGCCGTCGCTGGCGAACCACACTTGCTGGCCGTCGAAGGTCACGCCGTGGACACGTTCGACGCCGTCGAACGGGCCGTATTCACGAAGGATTTCTGCGTTTGCCTGTTTCATGCTGCCTTCCTCGCTGGTGGATGAGTCCAGCCTAGCCATTGCCCAGCGACACAGGGAGTAACAAGATCGTCGCGAAACCCGGCACCGGCGGCATCGTCCAGCGCCGTGCACGGCCAACGCCGAACGCCTGCACCCGATCCGTCTCAGCCAGACTTTCCAACGCTCTCTGCACCTGCCGCTGGCTGCAACACAAAGCCAACGCCAGCGCCGAACTCGACCAGGCTTCACCATCGGCAAGCAAGGCCAGCAGCGCAGCGTGTTTGTCCTCGACGGGCAAGGTGAGCAACGCCACATCGGCGGCGACCAAAGCATAACCGCGCGCTGTCGCGACGATCCGCGCCAGTGGCTGCAAAGCCGAACGCAAGCGACCGATCTCCACTCGCAGGCGTGCGCGATGGGATTCGTCGCTCAGCTTCAAGCGAAATGCCTGGGCGATCAGCGCCGCTCTCGACACGTCCGCCGGCCACGCCTGAGCCAGCATCCGCAGCAGACTGAACAGCACCGGCCGCGTCGCCAACGCAACCGTCATCCCCGCGCCGCGCACGCTGTAGCGACAGGCATCGACCACCAGCGTCGGCGAGGCAAACAAAGCCTCAACCTGCGCAAGCGTCACGGCCTGCGACTGACCGCCCATGCTCAGTCGCGCGGCGGGTGCTTCAAGCATCTGCTCGGCGTGTTCGACTTCCGCCGTCAGTGCCGGAATCGCGGCCTGCTGCGCCGCCACAGCGGCTCGAGCCAACGCCGCACCTGCAGCGTGGGCCTGCACCTGACGCAACGCGATGCCCGCTGTCAGCAATTCATGAACAGCCCGCAGCGCTGGCGGCAACGGCGCGGGATCAAGCTCGGCGAGCAACCTCTGCGCCGCATCGAGCTGGCCGATCAGCAGCAGGCGGCGAATCTGCAAATACCGCGCGTGCGCCGCATTCAGCTGATCGCCATGATCGAGCAAAACCTGCCGCGCCACCTCAAGCGCGTTCTCCGGCCAGCTCAGATCGCGCGCCGCCAACGCCACTTCGGCCTCGGCCACTATGCAGCGCGCCCGGGACAACGGCTCGTTGGCGCCGAACGCCTTGACCGCCCGCTGCAGCAACACCTTGGCCCGGGACAAATCACCGAGTTGGGCCATGGCGATGCCGCGCAGTGCCAGCGCGGGCGGGTCTTCGCGCAGGGCGACGAACTTCAGTGCGGCCAGCGGATCACCCGCCACGAGCGCCCGGCCAGCGGCAGTG comes from the Pseudomonas sp. RSB 5.4 genome and includes:
- a CDS encoding helix-turn-helix domain-containing protein, with the protein product MDSLITAAGRALVAGDPLAALKFVALREDPPALALRGIAMAQLGDLSRAKVLLQRAVKAFGANEPLSRARCIVAEAEVALAARDLSWPENALEVARQVLLDHGDQLNAAHARYLQIRRLLLIGQLDAAQRLLAELDPAPLPPALRAVHELLTAGIALRQVQAHAAGAALARAAVAAQQAAIPALTAEVEHAEQMLEAPAARLSMGGQSQAVTLAQVEALFASPTLVVDACRYSVRGAGMTVALATRPVLFSLLRMLAQAWPADVSRAALIAQAFRLKLSDESHRARLRVEIGRLRSALQPLARIVATARGYALVAADVALLTLPVEDKHAALLALLADGEAWSSSALALALCCSQRQVQRALESLAETDRVQAFGVGRARRWTMPPVPGFATILLLPVSLGNG
- a CDS encoding PQQ-binding-like beta-propeller repeat protein — its product is MKQANAEILREYGPFDGVERVHGVTFDGQQVWFASDGQLNALDPASGETVRTIKIGADAGTAFDGRHLFQIADSRIQKIDPATGHILNTIPAPGAGSDSGMAWAEGSLWIGQYRERKIYQVDPDTGEILRTLTSDRFVTGVTWVDGALWHGTWEGDESELRRVDPENGEVLESLKMPAGIGVSGLEADGGERFYCGGGGSGRVRAVRRPK